A window from Primulina huaijiensis isolate GDHJ02 chromosome 11, ASM1229523v2, whole genome shotgun sequence encodes these proteins:
- the LOC140987130 gene encoding probable BOI-related E3 ubiquitin-protein ligase 3 yields the protein MAVEARHLHLFPPQVLSNGNLVMNGVEVNGNVYGTPMAYGVMTPLSGMSAAMDAAVPMYGSAFANTVTPKAVAMKSDSGITCAMPVSRKRSRDPVSPLLSTTFTNVLPSQSANNRCGSFNFLGEDISSHIQQQQMEIDLIISQHTEKVRMEMEERRRRYSTRFAAAVQENIAKKLKAKEEEIEKIEKLNCALEEKVKLLCVENQIWRDLAQTNEATANALRCDLEQVLTHVQDEHQQHLIQRRRADEAALLDDVQSCCGSNYEEIGTLASAENQTTDNADYGVKSGNRTCRSCGKEESCVLLLPCRHLCLCAVCGSFLLTCPVCSSIKTASLHVNLSS from the exons ATGGCGGTTGAAGCTCGGCATCTCCATCTTTTTCCTCCACAGGTCCTTAGCAATGG AAATTTGGTGATGAACGGTGTGGAAGTTAATGGAAACGTCTATGGAACTCCGATGGCATATGGGGTGATGACGCCTTTATCAGGGATGAGTGCGGCTATGGATGCCGCCGTTCCTATGTACGGCTCAGCGTTCGCGAATACTGTTACGCCAAAAGCTGTGGCGATGAAATCTGATAGTGGCATCACCTGCGCCATGCCTGTTTCGAGGAAGCGTTCGAGGGATCCGGTCAGTCCTCTGCTTTCGACGACATTCACGAACGTTTTACCGAGCCAGAGTGCGAATAATCGTTGCGGTTCGTTCAATTTTCTCGGAGAGGATATCTCGTCGCATATTCAACAGCAGCAAATGGAAATCGATCTTATCATCTCCCAACAT ACGGAAAAGGTAAGGATGGAAATGGAAGAGAGACGTCGAAGATATTCCACGCGCTTCGCTGCGGCTGTTCAAGAGAACATAGCAAAGAAGCTGAAagcaaaagaagaagaaatagaaaaaATCGAGAAGTTAAATTGCGCGCTGGAGGAGAAAGTGAAATTACTGTGTGTTGAAAATCAGATATGGAGGGATTTGGCACAGACAAACGAAGCTACTGCGAATGCTCTGAGATGTGATCTTGAGCAAGTCCTAACTCACGTGCAAGATGAACACCAACAGCATCTGATACAACGGCGCCGGGCCGATGAGGCGGCGTTGCTGGACGACGTACAGTCTTGTTGTGGCAGCAACTACGAAGAAATCGGCACGCTGGCGTCGGCCGAAAACCAAACGACGGACAACGCAGATTACGGGGTCAAGAGTGGTAACAGGACTTGCAGGAGCTGCGGGAAAGAGGAATCTTGCGTGTTGCTTTTGCCTTGCCGGCATCTGTGTCTTTGTGCGGTCTGCGGGTCGTTTCTGCTTACTTGCCCCGTTTGCAGCTCCATCAAAACCGCTAGCCTCCACGTTAATCTCTCCTCGTGA
- the LOC140987674 gene encoding elongation factor 2-like isoform X2, translating to MVKFTAEELRRIMDYKHNIRNMSVIAHVDHGKSTLTDSLVAAAGIIAQEVAGDVRMTDTRADEAERGITIKSTGISLYYEMSDESLKNYKGDRHGNEYLINLIDSPGHVDFSSEVTAALRITDGALVVVDCVEGVCVQTETVLRQALGERIRPVLTVNKMDRCFLELQVDGEEAYHTFQRVIENANVIMATYEDPLLGDVQVYPEKGTVAFSAGLHGWAFTLTNFARMYASKFGVDESKMMERLWGENFFDPATKKWTSKNSGSPTCKRGFVQFCYEPIKQIINTCMNDQKDKLWPMLQKLGVTMKSDEKELMGKTLMKRVMQTWLPASTALLEMMIFHLPSPSKAQKYRVENLYEGPLDDTYANAIRNCDPEGPLMLYVSKMIPASDKGRFFAFGRVFSGRVSTGLKVRIMGPNYVPGEKKDLYVKSVQRTVIWMGKKQETVEDVPCGNTVAMVGLDQFITKNATLTNEKEVDAHPIRAMKFSVSPVVRVAVQCKVASDLPKLVEGLKRLAKSDPMVVCTMEESGEHIVAGAGELHLEICLKDLQDDFMGGAEIIKSDPVVSFRETVLERSCRTVMSKSPNKHNRLYMEARPLEDRLAEAIDDGRIGPRDDPKVRSKILSEEFGWDKELAKKIWCFGPETTGPNMVVDMCKGVQYLNEIKDSVVAGFQWASKEGPLADENMRGICFEVCDVVLHTDAIHRGGGQVIPTARRVIYASQLTAKPRLLEPVYLVEIQAPEQALGGIYSVLNQKRGHVFEEMQRPGTPLYNIKAYLPVVESFGFSSTLRAATSGQAFPQCVFDHWDMMASDPLEVGSQAATLVADIRKRKGLKEQITPLSEFEDRL from the exons GTGAAGTTCACAGCAGAAGAGCTCCGTAGGATTATGGACTACAAGCATAATATCCGGAACATGTCTGTTATTGCGCATGTTGATCATG GGAAGTCCACTCTCACGGATTCTCTTGTTGCTGCTGCTGGTATCATCGCTCAGGAAGTAGCTGGTGATGTTAGGATGACAGACACCCGTGCAGATGAAGCTGAACGTGGTATAACGATCAAGTCCACTGGCATTTCTCTGTACTATGAAATGTCTGATGAGTCTTTGAAGAACTATAAGGGAGACCGACATGGCAATGAGTATCTCATCAATCTTATTGATTCTCCCGGACACGTCGATTTCTCTTCTGAAGTGACGGCTGCTCTTCGCATCACTGATGGTGCTCTTGTTGTGGTGGACTGTGTCGAAGGGGTGTGTGTCCAAACAGAAACCGTCCTACGACAAGCACTGGGAGAAAGGATTCGGCCTGTCTTGACTGTTAACAAGATGGACAGGTGTTTCTTGGAACTCCAGGTGGATGGGGAGGAGGCATACCACACATTTCAGAGGGTCATTGAAAATGCCAATGTTATCATGGCCACTTACGAGGATCCCCTTCTTGGAGATGTTCAGGTTTACCCAGAAAAAGGTACTGTTGCTTTCTCCGCTGGGTTGCATGGCTGGGCATTTACTCTGACGAACTTTGCCAGGATGTATGCCTCAAAATTTGGTGTTGATGAGTCCAAGATGATGGAAAGGCTCTGGGGAGAGAACTTCTTCGATCCCGCAACTAAGAAGTGGACTTCCAAAAATTCTGGCTCTCCCACGTGCAAACGTGGTTTTGTTCAGTTTTGTTATGAACCCATCAAGCAGATTATCAACACTTGCATGAATGATCAGAAGGATAAGTTGTGGCCGATGTTGCAGAAACTCGGTGTCACAATGAAATCTGATGAGAAGGAATTGATGGGGAAAACACTGATGAAGCGTGTCATGCAAACCTGGCTCCCTGCTAGTACTGCCCTCTTGGAAATGATGATATTCCATCTGCCATCACCCTCCAAGGCTCAAAAGTATCGTGTGGAGAACTTGTACGAGGGGCCTCTAGATGATACATATGCAAATGCTATCAGAAACTGTGATCCCGAGGGACCTCTCATGCTCTATGTGTCCAAGATGATTCCAGCCTCTGACAAGGGTAGGTTCTTTGCTTTTGGTCGTGTATTCTCTGGCAGGGTGTCTACAGGTTTGAAGGTTAGAATCATGGGCCCGAACTATGTTCCTGGGGAGAAAAAGGACTTGTATGTGAAGAGTGTCCAGAGAACTGTTATTTGGATGGGCAAGAAGCAGGAGACTGTTGAAGATGTACCATGTGGGAACACTGTGGCCATGGTGGGTCTCGATCAATTCATTACGAAAAATGCTACTCTGACCAACGAGAAGGAAGTTGATGCCCATCCTATTAGAGCCATGAAATTCTCTGTCTCACCTGTTGTGCGTGTTGCTGTCCAGTGTAAGGTTGCATCCGACCTACCTAAACTTGTTGAAGGTTTGAAGCGATTGGCCAAGTCCGATCCTATGGTTGTCTGTACTATGGAGGAATCTGGAGAGCACATCGTTGCTGGTGCTGGAGAACTTCATCTTGAAATCTGCTTGAAAGACTTGCAGGATGATTTCATGGGTGGAGCTGAAATTATAAAATCAGATCCGGTTGTGTCTTTCCGTGAGACTGTTCTTGAGAGATCTTGCCGTACTGTGATGAGCAAATCACCTAACAAACACAACCGATTGTACATGGAAGCTAGACCATTGGAAGATCGACTCGCCGAGGCAATTGATGATGGCCGTATCGGTCCAAGGGATGATCCCAAGGTTCGTTCGAAGATCTTGTCGGAAGAGTTTGGTTGGGATAAGGAGCTGGCAAAGAAGATTTGGTGCTTTGGTCCTGAAACCACTGGTCCAAATATGGTGGTTGATATGTGTAAAGGAGTTCAGTACTTGAATGAAATAAAGGATTCGGTTGTTGCTGGGTTCCAGTGGGCTTCGAAGGAAGGGCCATTGGCTGATGAAAACATGCGAGGCATTTGCTTTGAGGTGTGCGATGTTGTTCTTCATACCGATGCCATACATAGAGGTGGTGGTCAAGTTATTCCAACGGCAAGGAGGGTTATTTATGCATCACAACTAACTGCCAAGCCTCGTCTTTTGGAACCCGTGTACCTGGTTGAGATCCAAGCTCCGGAGCAAGCTCTAGGTGGAATTTACAGTGTCTTGAATCAGAAACGTGGGCACGTCTTTGAAGAAATGCAGAGACCGGGTACTCCTCTTTACAATATCAAGGCATACCTACCTGTTGTTGAGTCATTTGGTTTCTCAAGTACCTTGAGGGCTGCGACCTCTGGTCAGGCATTCCCCCAATGTGTATTTGATCATTGGGACATGATGGCCTCTGATCCTTTAGAGGTGGGATCTCAGGCAGCCACTCTGGTAGCCGACATCCGAAAGAGGAAAGGATTGAAGGAACAGATCACTCCCCTCTCTGAATTTGAGGATAGGCTATAA
- the LOC140987674 gene encoding elongation factor 2-like isoform X1: MVKFTAEELRRIMDYKHNIRNMSVIAHVDHGKSTLTDSLVAAAGIIAQEVAGDVRMTDTRADEAERGITIKSTGISLYYEMSDESLKNYKGDRHGNEYLINLIDSPGHVDFSSEVTAALRITDGALVVVDCVEGVCVQTETVLRQALGERIRPVLTVNKMDRCFLELQVDGEEAYHTFQRVIENANVIMATYEDPLLGDVQVYPEKGTVAFSAGLHGWAFTLTNFARMYASKFGVDESKMMERLWGENFFDPATKKWTSKNSGSPTCKRGFVQFCYEPIKQIINTCMNDQKDKLWPMLQKLGVTMKSDEKELMGKTLMKRVMQTWLPASTALLEMMIFHLPSPSKAQKYRVENLYEGPLDDTYANAIRNCDPEGPLMLYVSKMIPASDKGRFFAFGRVFSGRVSTGLKVRIMGPNYVPGEKKDLYVKSVQRTVIWMGKKQETVEDVPCGNTVAMVGLDQFITKNATLTNEKEVDAHPIRAMKFSVSPVVRVAVQCKVASDLPKLVEGLKRLAKSDPMVVCTMEESGEHIVAGAGELHLEICLKDLQDDFMGGAEIIKSDPVVSFRETVLERSCRTVMSKSPNKHNRLYMEARPLEDRLAEAIDDGRIGPRDDPKVRSKILSEEFGWDKELAKKIWCFGPETTGPNMVVDMCKGVQYLNEIKDSVVAGFQWASKEGPLADENMRGICFEVCDVVLHTDAIHRGGGQVIPTARRVIYASQLTAKPRLLEPVYLVEIQAPEQALGGIYSVLNQKRGHVFEEMQRPGTPLYNIKAYLPVVESFGFSSTLRAATSGQAFPQCVFDHWDMMASDPLEVGSQAATLVADIRKRKGLKEQITPLSEFEDRL; this comes from the exons ATG GTGAAGTTCACAGCAGAAGAGCTCCGTAGGATTATGGACTACAAGCATAATATCCGGAACATGTCTGTTATTGCGCATGTTGATCATG GGAAGTCCACTCTCACGGATTCTCTTGTTGCTGCTGCTGGTATCATCGCTCAGGAAGTAGCTGGTGATGTTAGGATGACAGACACCCGTGCAGATGAAGCTGAACGTGGTATAACGATCAAGTCCACTGGCATTTCTCTGTACTATGAAATGTCTGATGAGTCTTTGAAGAACTATAAGGGAGACCGACATGGCAATGAGTATCTCATCAATCTTATTGATTCTCCCGGACACGTCGATTTCTCTTCTGAAGTGACGGCTGCTCTTCGCATCACTGATGGTGCTCTTGTTGTGGTGGACTGTGTCGAAGGGGTGTGTGTCCAAACAGAAACCGTCCTACGACAAGCACTGGGAGAAAGGATTCGGCCTGTCTTGACTGTTAACAAGATGGACAGGTGTTTCTTGGAACTCCAGGTGGATGGGGAGGAGGCATACCACACATTTCAGAGGGTCATTGAAAATGCCAATGTTATCATGGCCACTTACGAGGATCCCCTTCTTGGAGATGTTCAGGTTTACCCAGAAAAAGGTACTGTTGCTTTCTCCGCTGGGTTGCATGGCTGGGCATTTACTCTGACGAACTTTGCCAGGATGTATGCCTCAAAATTTGGTGTTGATGAGTCCAAGATGATGGAAAGGCTCTGGGGAGAGAACTTCTTCGATCCCGCAACTAAGAAGTGGACTTCCAAAAATTCTGGCTCTCCCACGTGCAAACGTGGTTTTGTTCAGTTTTGTTATGAACCCATCAAGCAGATTATCAACACTTGCATGAATGATCAGAAGGATAAGTTGTGGCCGATGTTGCAGAAACTCGGTGTCACAATGAAATCTGATGAGAAGGAATTGATGGGGAAAACACTGATGAAGCGTGTCATGCAAACCTGGCTCCCTGCTAGTACTGCCCTCTTGGAAATGATGATATTCCATCTGCCATCACCCTCCAAGGCTCAAAAGTATCGTGTGGAGAACTTGTACGAGGGGCCTCTAGATGATACATATGCAAATGCTATCAGAAACTGTGATCCCGAGGGACCTCTCATGCTCTATGTGTCCAAGATGATTCCAGCCTCTGACAAGGGTAGGTTCTTTGCTTTTGGTCGTGTATTCTCTGGCAGGGTGTCTACAGGTTTGAAGGTTAGAATCATGGGCCCGAACTATGTTCCTGGGGAGAAAAAGGACTTGTATGTGAAGAGTGTCCAGAGAACTGTTATTTGGATGGGCAAGAAGCAGGAGACTGTTGAAGATGTACCATGTGGGAACACTGTGGCCATGGTGGGTCTCGATCAATTCATTACGAAAAATGCTACTCTGACCAACGAGAAGGAAGTTGATGCCCATCCTATTAGAGCCATGAAATTCTCTGTCTCACCTGTTGTGCGTGTTGCTGTCCAGTGTAAGGTTGCATCCGACCTACCTAAACTTGTTGAAGGTTTGAAGCGATTGGCCAAGTCCGATCCTATGGTTGTCTGTACTATGGAGGAATCTGGAGAGCACATCGTTGCTGGTGCTGGAGAACTTCATCTTGAAATCTGCTTGAAAGACTTGCAGGATGATTTCATGGGTGGAGCTGAAATTATAAAATCAGATCCGGTTGTGTCTTTCCGTGAGACTGTTCTTGAGAGATCTTGCCGTACTGTGATGAGCAAATCACCTAACAAACACAACCGATTGTACATGGAAGCTAGACCATTGGAAGATCGACTCGCCGAGGCAATTGATGATGGCCGTATCGGTCCAAGGGATGATCCCAAGGTTCGTTCGAAGATCTTGTCGGAAGAGTTTGGTTGGGATAAGGAGCTGGCAAAGAAGATTTGGTGCTTTGGTCCTGAAACCACTGGTCCAAATATGGTGGTTGATATGTGTAAAGGAGTTCAGTACTTGAATGAAATAAAGGATTCGGTTGTTGCTGGGTTCCAGTGGGCTTCGAAGGAAGGGCCATTGGCTGATGAAAACATGCGAGGCATTTGCTTTGAGGTGTGCGATGTTGTTCTTCATACCGATGCCATACATAGAGGTGGTGGTCAAGTTATTCCAACGGCAAGGAGGGTTATTTATGCATCACAACTAACTGCCAAGCCTCGTCTTTTGGAACCCGTGTACCTGGTTGAGATCCAAGCTCCGGAGCAAGCTCTAGGTGGAATTTACAGTGTCTTGAATCAGAAACGTGGGCACGTCTTTGAAGAAATGCAGAGACCGGGTACTCCTCTTTACAATATCAAGGCATACCTACCTGTTGTTGAGTCATTTGGTTTCTCAAGTACCTTGAGGGCTGCGACCTCTGGTCAGGCATTCCCCCAATGTGTATTTGATCATTGGGACATGATGGCCTCTGATCCTTTAGAGGTGGGATCTCAGGCAGCCACTCTGGTAGCCGACATCCGAAAGAGGAAAGGATTGAAGGAACAGATCACTCCCCTCTCTGAATTTGAGGATAGGCTATAA